The following are encoded together in the Cicer arietinum cultivar CDC Frontier isolate Library 1 chromosome 2, Cicar.CDCFrontier_v2.0, whole genome shotgun sequence genome:
- the LOC101501244 gene encoding phosphatidylinositol 4-kinase beta 1-like isoform X2, giving the protein MYRVLHIPVDEAVLLNSREKAPYMICLEVLRCEMPSNFKETSSSQKLSQGGIPLANGDAFLQKPPPWAYPLRTAQEVYRNSNDRMSRSTAEAIDQAMTHVSQPKTKFVSLNLSVET; this is encoded by the exons ATGTATCGTGTGCTTCATATACCAGTAGATGAAGCTGTTCTCTTGAACTCTAGGGAGAAGGCACCGTACATGATCTGCTTAGAAGTTTTGAGATGTGAAATGCCAAG TAATTTCAAGGAGACATCCAGTTCTCAGAAGCTTTCTCAAGGTGGAATTCCTTTGGCAAATGGAGATGCTTTCTTGCAAAAACCACCCCCTTGGGCATATCCATTACGGACAGCACAAGAGGTTTACCGTAATAGCAATGATAGGATGTCCAGATCAACTGCTGAGGCAATTGACCAGGCAATGACTCATGTATCTCAgcctaaaacaaaatttgttaGCTTGAATCTTTCGGTGGAAACATGA
- the LOC140919452 gene encoding uncharacterized protein codes for MQKPSKLSDNLKVLKYKIQKRKVFQFRNFHFVLICDSTYKTNRYRLPLLEIVGVTSTSLTFSVGFAYLEKERQDNFIWAFEKVRMLFKSESLISKVIVTDRDLAMMNAISVVFPTSIHLLCRFHIEKNVGARCKQYVKKDRQEEVMDLWKKIVYSTSVEEYDHHLQQFEILCADIILFVDYVKDSWLTPYKERFVNVWTNRVMHLGNTTSNRVESAHWRLKNMLQTSFGDLCKSWDAVNMMLKNQICIIQSSFQKTIKDVEHGYNSQFFQNLHHCVSRKCMKLIDNQLERVKIVGTNKTECGCSIRTTHGLPCACELAKLQIYGNVIPLDSIHDFWKQLSIAHELEDEESLSDYDFSEELEAMKAYMKKHDIISQRIFKAKVREVVFPHTTSILAPPEKVRTKGAGKKKK; via the exons atgcaGAAGCCTTCGAAACTTTCTGACAatctgaaagttttgaaatataaaattcagaaaCGTAAAGTTTTtcagtttcgaaactttcattttgttttgatatgtgatagcacatacaaaacaaacagaTATCGGTTACCATTACTTGAAATAGTCGGTGTCActtctactagtttgacattttcagttgggtttgcttatttggaaaaagagcgacaagataacttcatctgggcatttgaGAAGGTACGAATGTTGTTCAAATCTGAGTCTttgatttctaaagttattgtgactgatagagatcttgccatgatgaatgcgattagtgttgtgtttcctacttcaatacatttgctatgtcgttttcatattgaaaaaaatgttggggcaagatgcaaacaatatgtcaaaaaggatagacaagaagaagtaatggatttatggaaaaagattgtctattcgactagtgtggaagagtatgatcatcatttgcaacaatttgagatattgtgtgccgatattattctttttgttgattatgtgaaagattcatggttaacaccttacaaagaaaggtttgtcaacgtttggaccaatagagtgatgcatttggggaacacaacatctaacag agttgagtctgctcattggagattgaaaaacatgcttcaaactagttttggtgatttgtgtaaaagcTGGGATGcagtgaatatgatgttgaagaaccaaatatgtatcattcagtcttcttttcagaaaaccatcaaggatgttgagcacgggtataattcacaattttttcaaaatctacatcactgtgtatcaagaaagtgtatgaaattaattgataaCCAGTTGGAAAGGGTGAAGATTGTAGGCACTAACAAAACAGAATGTGGTTGTTCAATtagaacaactcatggattaccatgtgcttgtgagttggctAAGTTGCAGATATATGgtaatgttatccctttagatagcattcatgATTTTTGGAAACAGTTAAGCATTGCACATGaattagaggatgaagaatctttatcagattatgacttttctgaagagttggaagcaatgaaagcgtacatgaagaaacacgatattataagtcaaaggatattcaaggcaaaggtgcgtgaagttgtatttccacataccacatcaatacttgcaccaccAGAGAAAGTGAGAACCAAAGGAGctggtaaaaagaaaaaataa
- the LOC105851647 gene encoding uncharacterized protein, translating into MMAPVFSKKSWQCVWRVVQNDLIHAWGLDRQLGYCAQGDRMRNVGVVDSEYIVHLGNCWQNNQGFVCGGPCWKPRYDIKICRL; encoded by the exons ATGATGGCACCAGTGTTTTCTAAAAAATCTTGGCAATGTGTGTGGCGTGTGG TACAGAATGACTTAATCCACGCATGGGGACTAGATAGACAGCTTGGTTATTGTGCACAG GGCGATCGTATGAGAAATGTTGGTGTGGTGGATTCTGAGTACATAGTTCATCTTGGAAATTGCTGGCAGAACAATCAAG GTTTCGTCTGTGGCGGACCATGTTGGAAGCCAAGATACGACATCAAAATCTGCAGactttga
- the LOC101502510 gene encoding nudix hydrolase 17, mitochondrial-like isoform X2, which translates to MTTSVSQESVVALVSRTGRELQRYRKGRRQVVGCIPYRYIICDQTSLEIPEELEVLVITSKKSKRMLFPKGGWESDESKKEAALRETVEEAGVRGIIVGGKLGKWRFKGKNNGSLYEGYMFPLLVQEQLDIWPEQSVRQRTWVDEGF; encoded by the exons atgACCACTTCGGTATCCCAAGAAAGTGTTGTTGCATTGGTTTCTCGTACTGGTAGGGAGTTGCAGCGCTACCGGAAAGGTCGTCGTCAAGTTGTCGG ATGCATACCATACAGATACATAATTTGTGACCAAACTTCGTTAGAGATACCTGAAGAATTAGAAGTTTTGGTAATTACTTCTAAGAAAAGCAAAAGGATGCTATTTCCTAAG GGAGGATGGGAAAGTGATGAATCAAAAAAGGAGGCAGCTTTGCGAGAAACGGTAGAGGAAGCAGGAGTAAGAGGCATCATTGTAGGG GGTAAATTGGGTAAGTGGAGGTTCAAGGGTAAAAACAATGGTTCTTTATATGAAGGCTACATGTTCCCTCTACTTGTTCAAGAGCAATTAGACATTTGGCCAGAGCAGAGTGTTCGTCAAAGAACATGGGTAG ATGAAGGTTTCTGA
- the LOC101501244 gene encoding phosphatidylinositol 4-kinase beta 1-like isoform X1, whose amino-acid sequence MNLARHKFLGVCFPLGKGMYRVLHIPVDEAVLLNSREKAPYMICLEVLRCEMPSNFKETSSSQKLSQGGIPLANGDAFLQKPPPWAYPLRTAQEVYRNSNDRMSRSTAEAIDQAMTHVSQPKTKFVSLNLSVET is encoded by the exons ATGAATCTTGCCCGTCATAAATTTCTAGGAGTCTGTTTTCCGCTGGGAAAGGGCATGTATCGTGTGCTTCATATACCAGTAGATGAAGCTGTTCTCTTGAACTCTAGGGAGAAGGCACCGTACATGATCTGCTTAGAAGTTTTGAGATGTGAAATGCCAAG TAATTTCAAGGAGACATCCAGTTCTCAGAAGCTTTCTCAAGGTGGAATTCCTTTGGCAAATGGAGATGCTTTCTTGCAAAAACCACCCCCTTGGGCATATCCATTACGGACAGCACAAGAGGTTTACCGTAATAGCAATGATAGGATGTCCAGATCAACTGCTGAGGCAATTGACCAGGCAATGACTCATGTATCTCAgcctaaaacaaaatttgttaGCTTGAATCTTTCGGTGGAAACATGA
- the LOC101502510 gene encoding nudix hydrolase 17, mitochondrial-like isoform X1: protein MTTSVSQESVVALVSRTGRELQRYRKGRRQVVGCIPYRYIICDQTSLEIPEELEVLVITSKKSKRMLFPKGGWESDESKKEAALRETVEEAGVRGIIVGGKLGKWRFKGKNNGSLYEGYMFPLLVQEQLDIWPEQSVRQRTWMKVSEAREVCQQWWMREALERLVNRVTAHKLDH from the exons atgACCACTTCGGTATCCCAAGAAAGTGTTGTTGCATTGGTTTCTCGTACTGGTAGGGAGTTGCAGCGCTACCGGAAAGGTCGTCGTCAAGTTGTCGG ATGCATACCATACAGATACATAATTTGTGACCAAACTTCGTTAGAGATACCTGAAGAATTAGAAGTTTTGGTAATTACTTCTAAGAAAAGCAAAAGGATGCTATTTCCTAAG GGAGGATGGGAAAGTGATGAATCAAAAAAGGAGGCAGCTTTGCGAGAAACGGTAGAGGAAGCAGGAGTAAGAGGCATCATTGTAGGG GGTAAATTGGGTAAGTGGAGGTTCAAGGGTAAAAACAATGGTTCTTTATATGAAGGCTACATGTTCCCTCTACTTGTTCAAGAGCAATTAGACATTTGGCCAGAGCAGAGTGTTCGTCAAAGAACATGG ATGAAGGTTTCTGAAGCAAGGGAAGTTTGTCAACAATGGTGGATGAGAGAAGCTCTAGAGAGACTAGTAAATCGTGTCACAGCTCATAAACTTGAtcattaa
- the LOC101501869 gene encoding plasmodesmata-located protein 7-like, whose product MHLTYCIHTIQQQKMVKTIFFIYFLIYMTLFLSLTNSSTINIYLYGGCSQQMYTPKSPYESNLDSLLASLVNSATYSSYNNFTVMGSTQQDVIYGLYQCRGDIAMPDCASCIARAVTRAGDMCRDTCGGTVQLDGCLVKYDNATFLGVEDKAVVLKRCGPSVGYNSEAMGSRDAVLGGLVGLGGPFRAGGSGSVRGVAQCTGDLSFSECQDCVSEAIGRLKSDCGTADYGDLFMGKCYARYSTGGAHDTSKAHGIAGKLGGEKRFAIIIGLLAGVAILVILLAFLSKICRKEGK is encoded by the exons ATGCATTTAACATATTGCATACATacaatacaacaacaaaaaatggtGAAAACgattttcttcatttattttcttatttatatgACCCTTTTTCTTTCCTTAACAAACTCATCAACCATAAACATTTACCTTTATGGTGGTTGCTCACAACAAATGTACACACCAAAATCACCCTACGAGTCAAACCTCGACTCACTCCTCGCCTCGTTAGTCAACTCAGCTACATATTCCTCGTACAACAACTTCACCGTAATGGGGTCCACCCAACAAGACGTAATTTACGGACTCTACCAATGCCGCGGCGACATCGCCATGCCGGATTGCGCGTCCTGCATCGCACGTGCCGTTACACGTGCTGGAGACATGTGCCGCGACACGTGCGGTGGAACGGTCCAACTCGACGGTTGTTTGGTGAAGTACGATAATGCTACTTTTTTGGGCGTGGAGGATAAGGCTGTTGTGTTGAAAAGGTGTGGGCCTTCTGTGGGTTATAATTCGGAAGCTATGGGCTCGAGGGATGCAGTGCTTGGTGGGCTTGTGGGATTAGGTGGCCCTTTTCGGGCTGGTGGGTCGGGTAGTGTTCGTGGTGTGGCCCAGTGTACTGGGGATCTTAGTTTTAGCGAGTGTCAGGATTGTGTGTCTGAAGCGATCGGACGGTTGAAAAGCGATTGTGGTACCGCGGATTACGGAGATTTGTTCATGGGGAAATGTTATGCGAGATACTCAACTGGTGGGGCCCATGATACTTCTAAGGCCCATG GGATTGCAGGGAAATTAGGAGGTGAAAAGAGATTTGCAATAATCATTGGGTTATTAGCAGGAGTAGCTATACTTGTTATTTTACTTGCTTTCCTGAGCAAGATTTGTAGGAAAGAGG gtaaataa